One Chryseobacterium wanjuense genomic region harbors:
- a CDS encoding SanA/YdcF family protein, whose amino-acid sequence MRIVKNIFNLTFISVEIGILLICLANAWVFALTDGRTYTKISKIPPREVALVLGTSPKMRSGQSNPYFTKRMDATALLYHHGKIKKIIVSGEKSKGYDEPAAMKNYLIYQEGVPEDIIIEDPRGFNTYKSILRCKDVYKKDNVIIVSQGFHNLRALLFARNNNMNALGFDAQDVMKPESYYRNQFREILARTVAVVYFALGISPD is encoded by the coding sequence TTGAGAATCGTAAAAAACATATTTAACCTTACATTTATATCAGTAGAAATAGGAATTCTGTTGATATGTCTCGCTAATGCATGGGTTTTTGCCCTTACAGACGGCAGAACGTATACGAAAATTTCAAAAATCCCGCCCCGTGAAGTTGCCCTTGTGTTGGGAACTTCCCCGAAAATGAGATCGGGACAGTCGAATCCGTATTTTACCAAAAGAATGGATGCCACTGCGCTTCTTTACCATCACGGAAAAATCAAAAAAATCATTGTAAGCGGCGAGAAAAGCAAGGGATACGACGAGCCTGCAGCCATGAAAAATTATCTTATTTATCAGGAAGGGGTGCCCGAAGACATCATCATCGAAGATCCGAGAGGTTTTAATACTTATAAAAGCATTCTGCGTTGTAAAGATGTTTATAAAAAAGATAATGTGATCATTGTTTCACAGGGCTTTCACAATCTTCGTGCCCTGCTTTTTGCAAGGAACAACAATATGAATGCCCTGGGTTTTGATGCACAGGATGTGATGAAGCCCGAAAGCTATTACAGAAACCAGTTCAGGGAAATTTTGGCCAGAACCGTTGCTGTGGTATATTTTGCTCTGGGAATCTCCCCGGATTAG
- a CDS encoding iron-sulfur cluster-binding domain-containing protein, whose translation MEQQIYKGKLTQFHWLKITKKEELTKNTFSLEFEIPENLKENFKFDAGQFVSVKFQSNGVDVINDYSMTSAPYEQKIALGIKVNSPDGPTSHLIKNYNIGDHLLVSEPSGRFTIVSKPSEFRTIVGFAAGIGITPILSHFKNILYNEPRTRLFLFYGNKTYEDLIYREELDNLARNCGERLQIFYFFSQEKTSNSFFHGRLDDKKLGLIINQILHLDDTDEESTIWDAVDEVLICGKGEMIKTLANACYHHGIPKKNIHFELFEEYNDDIYPIEKEFPLIENIEVEFKMLGKEYRTELPDNKEKLLQQLLIQNFSVPYSCKSGICGSCECILEEGEVELLENEYLTEREERKHHILACMSIPKSKKIKLNFDLS comes from the coding sequence ATGGAACAACAAATCTATAAGGGGAAACTAACGCAGTTTCACTGGCTAAAAATAACGAAAAAGGAAGAACTGACCAAAAATACTTTTTCTCTCGAATTCGAGATTCCTGAGAATTTGAAAGAAAATTTTAAGTTTGATGCAGGCCAGTTTGTAAGTGTAAAATTTCAATCAAATGGGGTAGATGTCATTAATGATTATTCAATGACTTCGGCTCCGTATGAACAAAAGATTGCATTGGGAATAAAAGTGAATTCTCCTGATGGCCCGACTTCCCATTTGATTAAAAATTATAATATTGGAGATCATTTATTGGTAAGCGAACCCAGCGGTAGATTTACAATAGTTTCCAAACCCAGCGAGTTCCGGACAATTGTAGGCTTTGCAGCGGGGATAGGAATTACCCCGATTTTAAGTCACTTCAAAAATATTCTTTATAACGAACCCAGAACCAGGCTGTTTTTATTCTACGGAAATAAAACTTATGAGGATTTAATTTACAGAGAAGAATTAGATAATCTGGCTAGAAACTGCGGCGAAAGGCTCCAGATTTTTTACTTTTTTTCCCAGGAAAAAACTTCTAACAGTTTCTTTCATGGTAGATTGGATGATAAAAAATTAGGTTTAATAATTAATCAGATTCTACATTTAGATGATACCGATGAAGAATCTACTATCTGGGATGCTGTGGATGAAGTATTGATTTGCGGAAAAGGAGAGATGATAAAAACGCTTGCTAATGCTTGTTATCATCATGGTATTCCAAAGAAAAATATTCACTTTGAGCTTTTTGAAGAATATAATGACGATATTTATCCTATTGAAAAAGAGTTTCCGTTGATTGAAAATATTGAAGTTGAATTTAAAATGTTGGGAAAAGAATATCGTACAGAGCTTCCCGACAATAAAGAAAAACTGCTTCAGCAATTATTGATTCAAAATTTTTCGGTTCCTTATTCCTGTAAATCAGGTATTTGCGGAAGCTGTGAATGTATTTTGGAAGAAGGCGAAGTGGAGCTGCTGGAAAATGAATATTTAACGGAAAGAGAAGAAAGAAAACATCATATATTGGCTTGTATGTCAATTCCTAAAAGCAAAAAAATAAAGCTTAACTTTGATTTAAGTTGA
- a CDS encoding TlpA family protein disulfide reductase: MKKIILSTLVVFTLASCKKENQKIEENTAASDSISTPAPIAAALKMVTPQQASEFLNKKNDTLYVTNFFATWCGPCVREIPHFKNKIQELNGKPVKITFVSLDQKEVWNSEVPRFVDEQGIRNQTVLLDGQLLDGNFFKNNFKQWDGGAIPFTFMRKGDKTDETLGMISEEQLNEKINALLQ; this comes from the coding sequence ATGAAGAAGATAATTTTATCCACGTTGGTGGTGTTTACATTGGCAAGCTGTAAGAAAGAAAATCAAAAAATTGAAGAGAATACGGCTGCATCAGATTCTATATCGACACCTGCTCCGATAGCCGCTGCCCTGAAAATGGTGACTCCACAACAGGCTTCCGAATTTTTAAATAAAAAAAATGACACTTTATACGTCACCAATTTCTTTGCAACCTGGTGCGGACCTTGTGTAAGAGAAATTCCACATTTTAAAAATAAAATTCAGGAACTGAACGGAAAACCTGTAAAAATTACATTCGTGAGTTTAGACCAAAAAGAAGTCTGGAATTCTGAAGTTCCTCGTTTTGTCGATGAACAGGGAATTCGTAATCAAACGGTTCTGTTAGACGGACAGCTTTTGGATGGAAATTTTTTCAAAAATAATTTTAAGCAGTGGGACGGCGGTGCGATTCCTTTTACTTTCATGAGAAAAGGTGATAAAACTGACGAAACGTTGGGAATGATAAGTGAAGAGCAGCTTAACGAGAAAATTAATGCTCTTTTACAATAG
- a CDS encoding FecCD family ABC transporter permease, protein MSKKFKILCLLLLIAIILTAVFNLNTGFLNLHLQDFFTESSNSQIAEIRINRVLVMLLAGISIPTSGFLMQEYFQNPLAGPDILGITSVASLSVAFYIFFSYNITLPDLLQNSFLSFAAIGGSFLLMLVLLSMSNKFQDKSYLIIFGFLVSAFAGAIVSLLQFYAENQSLKNYILWSFGANNMVSRNQIYVLTILVLTGSFICFKTIKPLIGNSLGNSYAQSLGVNLNRLKFLIIAASSLLSASITAFLGPILFIGIIVPHFCRLIYNPAKLWQQWILNMFLGMLIMLLFSIVAEKTQVPLNVISSIFGIPVILMMLLKQNKV, encoded by the coding sequence ATGTCAAAAAAATTTAAAATCCTGTGTTTACTGTTGCTGATCGCGATTATTCTGACCGCGGTTTTTAACCTGAACACAGGATTTTTAAATTTACATCTTCAGGATTTTTTTACAGAATCATCCAATAGCCAGATTGCTGAAATTCGTATAAACCGTGTATTAGTCATGCTTTTGGCGGGAATTTCCATTCCGACTTCCGGTTTCCTGATGCAGGAATATTTTCAGAATCCTTTAGCCGGCCCGGATATTTTAGGAATCACTTCTGTGGCGAGTTTGTCGGTGGCATTTTATATATTTTTTTCATATAACATCACCCTTCCGGATTTACTTCAAAACAGCTTTTTAAGTTTTGCGGCAATTGGTGGAAGTTTTTTGCTGATGCTGGTTTTACTATCGATGTCTAATAAATTCCAGGACAAATCGTACTTAATTATTTTCGGATTTTTGGTCTCGGCTTTTGCGGGAGCGATTGTTTCCCTGCTTCAGTTTTATGCAGAAAATCAGAGCTTGAAAAACTATATTTTATGGTCTTTTGGAGCTAATAATATGGTTTCAAGAAATCAGATTTATGTATTGACAATTTTGGTGTTGACAGGATCATTTATTTGTTTTAAAACCATCAAACCGCTTATCGGAAATTCCTTAGGAAATTCATATGCCCAAAGTCTGGGAGTTAATCTGAATCGGTTAAAATTTTTAATTATTGCAGCCTCTTCCCTGCTTTCTGCATCGATTACGGCTTTTTTAGGCCCAATTTTATTCATCGGAATTATTGTTCCGCATTTTTGTAGGTTAATTTATAATCCTGCTAAACTGTGGCAGCAATGGATTCTGAATATGTTTTTAGGAATGCTGATCATGTTGTTGTTTTCCATCGTTGCAGAAAAAACGCAAGTTCCGTTGAATGTGATAAGTTCAATCTTTGGAATTCCTGTGATTTTGATGATGCTTTTGAAACAGAATAAAGTTTAG
- a CDS encoding GxxExxY protein: protein MTENELSKIVFETGLKIHKKLGAGLFEYVYEECLFYELTKVGLLVEKQKLLPIVYEELKIENAFRLDMIVENKLILEIKTVEYINSIHKAQLLTYLKMTNCKLGLLLNFQSDVFKNGVTRIVNFL from the coding sequence ATGACAGAAAATGAATTATCAAAGATTGTCTTTGAGACAGGGTTAAAAATTCACAAAAAATTAGGAGCAGGATTATTTGAATATGTTTATGAAGAATGTTTATTCTATGAACTAACAAAAGTTGGACTTTTAGTAGAAAAACAGAAATTACTTCCAATAGTATATGAGGAATTAAAAATTGAAAATGCATTCAGATTAGATATGATTGTCGAAAACAAATTAATTTTAGAAATTAAAACAGTCGAATATATTAATTCCATACATAAAGCTCAACTTCTAACTTATTTAAAGATGACAAATTGTAAATTAGGATTATTATTAAATTTTCAATCTGATGTTTTCAAAAATGGAGTAACAAGAATTGTAAACTTTTTATAA
- a CDS encoding ABC transporter ATP-binding protein gives MHLQINQANIGYNKSLISNINTNLNLGEVCLLIGNNGVGKTTLIKSILHQIPVLGGEIFINDKNVKNLSVKEIAENIAVVFSKSVIPQNYTVEDLISLGKYIYYPFYFELKKEDREEVSEIITALDLDQYKHTLLRNLSDGNLQKAFIGRALTQNSPIIILDEPTTHLDEKNKIIILKTLRKLAQEQNKLILFSSHDWRLAKEFADKIWYVKDSQLYSGMVEDVLLQHDELMNPSLFQMNENFVAPKIIAPDFYKEMLYSLLQKNINKDLSSFNFEFQNDFWLISNDSIKQQCESFGEIINFVKTIY, from the coding sequence ATGCACCTACAAATCAACCAGGCAAACATCGGCTACAACAAAAGCTTAATTTCAAATATAAATACAAATTTGAACTTAGGAGAAGTATGCTTACTGATTGGTAACAATGGTGTCGGGAAAACGACATTAATTAAATCGATTTTACATCAAATTCCTGTTTTAGGCGGAGAAATTTTCATTAACGATAAAAATGTAAAAAATCTTTCCGTTAAAGAAATTGCAGAAAACATTGCGGTTGTCTTTTCAAAATCAGTTATTCCTCAGAATTATACAGTGGAAGACCTGATTTCGCTGGGTAAATATATTTATTATCCTTTCTATTTTGAGCTTAAAAAAGAAGACAGAGAAGAAGTTTCGGAGATCATCACGGCTTTGGATTTAGATCAATACAAGCATACTTTATTGAGAAATCTTTCTGATGGAAATCTTCAGAAAGCGTTTATCGGACGAGCTTTAACGCAAAATTCTCCCATTATTATCCTTGATGAGCCGACAACGCATTTGGATGAAAAAAATAAAATAATTATTTTAAAAACACTCCGAAAACTGGCTCAGGAACAAAATAAACTGATCCTTTTTTCGTCCCACGACTGGCGTCTGGCAAAAGAATTTGCAGATAAAATATGGTATGTTAAAGACAGCCAATTGTATTCTGGGATGGTGGAGGATGTTTTGCTTCAGCATGATGAACTGATGAATCCTTCCCTATTTCAGATGAATGAAAATTTCGTAGCTCCAAAAATTATCGCACCAGATTTTTATAAAGAAATGCTGTATTCTTTACTTCAAAAAAACATCAATAAAGACCTTTCTTCATTCAATTTTGAATTTCAAAACGACTTTTGGTTAATTTCAAACGATTCGATCAAACAACAATGCGAATCTTTTGGAGAAATCATTAATTTCGTGAAAACCATTTACTAA
- a CDS encoding MarR family winged helix-turn-helix transcriptional regulator: protein MDNNKDKIENVDLILKQTWLAVSKMYTELAQEHDSTAVQALTLLKIDPKEGTRSTNLGPKMAIEPTSLTRIIKLLEDNGYIYKEKTTTDKREVIIKLTDKGLNSRNLSKEVVVNFNKRVMEKIAPEKLETFKEVMTEIMKIATDLNNRK from the coding sequence ATGGATAATAATAAGGACAAAATAGAAAACGTAGATTTAATTTTAAAACAGACTTGGTTAGCTGTTTCCAAAATGTACACAGAATTGGCTCAGGAACACGATTCTACGGCTGTTCAGGCTCTTACTCTTCTTAAAATAGATCCTAAAGAAGGAACAAGAAGTACAAACCTTGGTCCTAAAATGGCCATAGAACCAACCTCTCTTACAAGAATTATCAAGCTTCTGGAAGACAACGGATATATCTATAAGGAAAAAACGACTACCGATAAACGGGAAGTGATTATTAAGCTTACAGATAAAGGTCTGAATTCCAGGAATCTTTCTAAAGAAGTTGTTGTGAATTTCAACAAAAGAGTTATGGAAAAAATTGCGCCGGAAAAGCTGGAAACTTTCAAGGAAGTCATGACCGAGATCATGAAAATCGCTACAGATTTAAATAACAGAAAATAA
- a CDS encoding 3-hydroxyacyl-CoA dehydrogenase/enoyl-CoA hydratase family protein, with amino-acid sequence MKRRIKHVTVLGSGIMGSGIAAHFANIGVEVSLLDIVPFELTEAEQKKGLTKDDKAVRNRIASENFEKLKKASPALLYSPKFADRITIGNFDDDLPKIKNTDWIIEVVVERLDIKKSVYEKIEQFRKPGTLISSNTSGIPIHLLTEGRSEDFKHYFAGTHFFNPVRYLPLLEIIPTNDTLPEIIDFYMNYGAKFLGKTTVLAKDTPAFIANRIGVFSMMDLLHNVQKLGLTVSEVDKLTGPVIGRPKSATFRTADVVGLDTLVMVANGVRQSGAEANDFNDVFALPDYIQKMVDNKWLGSKTEQGFYKKVKNAEGKSEIHGLNLDTLEYELQGKSSFPTLELTKNIDKPIDRFKVLIGGKDKAGELYRKSLGALFAYVSHKVPEISDEVYKIDDAMRAGFGWENGPFEIWDAVGVQKGIELAKEAGYEVSDWVKNVETFYKVNDEGQSIYVDKNSGEYNKIPGQDAFIILDNIRKNKTLWSNSGAAIENLGDGIINFEIRSKMNSLGGEVLDGLNRAIDLAEKEYDGLVIGNQGTNFSVGANLAMILMMAIEQDWDDLNMAIAYFQKSMMRVRYSSIPVVVAPHGMTLGGGCEMTMHADRVVAAAETYIGLVETGVGVIPGGGGTKELTLRTSREFHSDDVKNNRLREAFMNIAMGKVATSAYEAYDMGILEKGKDIVSVSKNRQIAEAKKVAKLLAEQGYTQPIEQKVKVLGKDALGMFYVGTDQMLTGHYISEHDKKIADKLANVMVGGNLSEPTVVTEQYLLNLERETFLQLCGERKTLERIQYMLQNGKPLRN; translated from the coding sequence ATGAAAAGAAGAATCAAACACGTTACGGTTCTTGGTTCAGGAATTATGGGAAGCGGTATTGCAGCGCACTTTGCCAATATTGGTGTAGAAGTTTCGTTGCTGGATATCGTTCCTTTTGAACTGACTGAAGCAGAGCAGAAAAAAGGTTTGACCAAAGATGATAAAGCGGTAAGAAACAGAATCGCTTCTGAAAACTTTGAAAAACTGAAAAAAGCCAGTCCGGCGCTACTCTATTCGCCGAAATTCGCAGATAGAATAACAATCGGAAACTTTGATGATGATTTACCGAAAATAAAAAATACAGACTGGATTATTGAAGTGGTGGTTGAAAGACTCGACATCAAAAAATCTGTTTACGAAAAAATTGAGCAGTTCAGGAAACCCGGAACACTGATTTCTTCTAATACATCAGGAATTCCGATTCATCTTTTAACGGAAGGAAGAAGCGAAGATTTCAAGCATTATTTTGCAGGAACACACTTCTTTAATCCTGTAAGATATCTTCCTCTTTTAGAGATTATTCCAACCAACGATACGCTACCGGAAATCATTGATTTCTATATGAATTACGGAGCGAAATTCTTGGGAAAAACAACCGTTTTAGCAAAAGATACTCCTGCATTCATCGCTAACAGAATTGGAGTTTTCTCGATGATGGATTTACTTCATAATGTTCAGAAGTTAGGTTTAACCGTTTCGGAAGTTGATAAATTAACGGGTCCTGTGATCGGTCGTCCGAAATCTGCGACATTCAGAACGGCGGATGTTGTTGGGTTGGATACATTGGTGATGGTGGCAAACGGCGTTCGTCAAAGCGGTGCTGAAGCGAATGATTTCAACGATGTTTTTGCTCTTCCTGACTACATCCAGAAAATGGTTGATAATAAATGGTTGGGTTCTAAAACTGAACAGGGTTTCTACAAAAAAGTGAAAAATGCAGAAGGAAAATCTGAAATCCACGGATTGAATCTTGATACGTTGGAATACGAACTTCAAGGGAAATCTTCTTTCCCGACTTTAGAATTAACTAAAAATATTGACAAGCCGATTGACAGATTTAAAGTTTTAATTGGTGGGAAAGATAAAGCCGGAGAGCTTTACAGAAAATCTTTAGGCGCATTATTCGCTTATGTTTCGCATAAAGTTCCTGAAATTTCTGATGAAGTGTACAAAATCGATGATGCGATGAGAGCAGGTTTCGGTTGGGAAAACGGTCCGTTTGAAATCTGGGATGCTGTCGGCGTTCAGAAAGGTATCGAATTGGCTAAGGAAGCCGGTTATGAAGTTTCAGACTGGGTGAAAAATGTGGAAACTTTCTATAAAGTTAATGATGAAGGACAAAGCATTTATGTTGATAAAAACTCCGGTGAATACAACAAAATTCCTGGACAGGATGCCTTCATTATTTTAGATAATATCAGAAAAAATAAAACACTTTGGAGTAATTCAGGAGCTGCGATTGAAAATTTAGGCGACGGAATTATCAACTTCGAGATTCGTTCTAAAATGAATTCTCTTGGAGGTGAGGTGTTGGACGGATTAAATAGAGCGATTGATTTAGCGGAAAAAGAATACGACGGTTTAGTGATTGGAAATCAAGGCACAAATTTCTCTGTTGGAGCCAATTTAGCCATGATTTTAATGATGGCCATCGAACAGGATTGGGATGATTTGAATATGGCGATCGCTTATTTCCAAAAATCGATGATGAGAGTTCGTTACTCTTCTATTCCTGTTGTAGTTGCTCCTCACGGAATGACCCTTGGTGGTGGTTGCGAAATGACCATGCATGCCGACCGAGTGGTTGCCGCAGCAGAAACGTACATCGGATTGGTAGAAACCGGAGTTGGTGTAATTCCCGGCGGTGGCGGAACGAAAGAATTGACGTTGAGAACTTCAAGAGAATTCCACAGTGATGATGTTAAAAACAACAGGCTTCGTGAAGCTTTCATGAACATCGCAATGGGTAAAGTAGCCACTTCCGCTTATGAAGCCTACGATATGGGAATTCTTGAAAAAGGTAAAGATATCGTTTCCGTAAGCAAAAACAGACAGATTGCAGAAGCTAAAAAGGTTGCAAAATTATTAGCTGAGCAAGGTTATACTCAACCGATCGAACAGAAAGTAAAAGTTCTTGGTAAAGATGCCTTGGGAATGTTCTACGTAGGAACTGACCAGATGTTAACCGGACATTATATCTCTGAACACGACAAAAAAATTGCAGATAAATTAGCCAACGTCATGGTCGGAGGAAATCTTTCTGAACCAACGGTCGTTACCGAACAATATTTATTGAACCTTGAAAGAGAGACATTCTTACAGCTTTGTGGTGAGAGAAAAACGTTGGAGAGAATTCAGTATATGTTACAAAATGGAAAACCTTTGAGAAATTAA
- the tnpA gene encoding IS200/IS605 family transposase: MANTYTQIYIQIVFAVKGRQNLISKENREELHKFIAGIVSNRNQKLFAVFAMPDHVHILVSMSPTGSISDLVRDIKAGSSKFINEKGWTKGKFSWQEGYGAFSYSKSSVDSVVKYILNQEEHHKKKTFQEEYLDFMEKFEIEYDPKYLFEWMEN; encoded by the coding sequence ATGGCAAACACGTACACACAAATTTATATTCAAATTGTTTTCGCTGTCAAAGGAAGACAAAACCTGATTTCAAAAGAAAACAGAGAAGAATTACATAAATTTATTGCAGGTATTGTTTCCAATAGAAATCAAAAATTATTCGCAGTTTTTGCAATGCCTGACCATGTGCACATTCTTGTAAGTATGAGTCCGACAGGTTCAATTTCAGATTTGGTAAGGGATATTAAAGCGGGTTCTTCAAAGTTCATTAATGAAAAAGGATGGACAAAAGGAAAATTCAGCTGGCAGGAAGGTTATGGTGCATTCTCTTATTCTAAAAGCAGTGTTGATTCGGTTGTAAAGTATATTTTAAACCAGGAAGAACATCATAAAAAGAAAACATTTCAAGAAGAATATTTGGATTTTATGGAAAAATTTGAAATTGAATACGATCCAAAATATTTATTTGAATGGATGGAAAATTAA
- a CDS encoding thiolase family protein gives MKTAYIVKGFRTAVGKAPKGSLRFTRPDVMAATVIEKLMAELPQLDKNRIDDLIVGNAMPEAEQGLNVARLISLMGLNTDKVPGVTVNRYCASGSEAIAIASAKIQAGMADCIIAGGTESMSYIPMGGYKPVPETDMAKTNPDYYWGMGYTAEEVAKQYNITREEQDQFAFESHMKALKANAEGRFKNQIVPIPVEYNFLDENQKMQTKKFDFSVDEGPRADTSLAGLAKLRPVFANGGSVTAGNSSQMSDGAAFVMVMSEEMVKELGLEPEARLVAYAAAGLEPRIMGMGPIYAIPKALKQAGLELKDIELIELNEAFASQSVAIKKELGLNPDILNVNGGAIALGHPLGCTGTKLTVQLLDEMRKRGNKYGMVSMCVGTGQGAASIFELL, from the coding sequence ATGAAAACAGCATATATAGTAAAAGGTTTCAGAACTGCCGTTGGAAAAGCTCCAAAAGGAAGTTTAAGATTCACGAGACCCGATGTAATGGCGGCAACCGTAATTGAAAAATTAATGGCTGAACTTCCGCAATTAGACAAAAACAGAATCGATGACCTTATCGTAGGAAATGCGATGCCGGAAGCTGAACAAGGCTTAAACGTGGCGCGTTTGATCTCTTTGATGGGACTAAATACAGACAAAGTTCCCGGAGTTACGGTCAACAGATATTGTGCATCAGGAAGTGAGGCGATTGCGATTGCTTCTGCAAAAATTCAGGCAGGAATGGCCGATTGCATTATTGCAGGAGGTACAGAATCAATGTCTTACATTCCGATGGGAGGTTACAAACCGGTTCCTGAGACGGATATGGCAAAAACAAATCCTGACTATTACTGGGGAATGGGTTACACTGCGGAAGAAGTTGCAAAACAGTACAATATCACGAGAGAAGAACAGGATCAGTTCGCTTTTGAATCTCATATGAAAGCTTTAAAAGCCAATGCAGAAGGCAGATTTAAGAATCAGATTGTTCCGATTCCTGTTGAGTATAACTTCCTGGATGAAAACCAGAAAATGCAGACCAAAAAGTTTGACTTTTCAGTGGATGAAGGTCCGAGAGCAGATACTTCTTTAGCTGGTTTGGCAAAATTAAGACCTGTTTTCGCCAACGGAGGAAGCGTAACTGCCGGAAACTCTTCTCAAATGAGTGACGGGGCAGCTTTCGTAATGGTGATGAGCGAAGAAATGGTAAAAGAATTAGGTCTTGAGCCAGAAGCAAGATTGGTGGCTTATGCAGCCGCAGGTCTTGAACCAAGAATCATGGGAATGGGACCGATTTATGCCATTCCAAAAGCTTTGAAACAGGCAGGTTTAGAATTAAAAGATATTGAATTAATCGAATTAAATGAAGCATTCGCATCACAATCTGTTGCCATTAAAAAAGAATTAGGCTTAAATCCTGATATTTTAAATGTAAACGGCGGTGCAATCGCTCTTGGTCACCCACTTGGATGTACCGGAACAAAATTAACGGTTCAGCTTCTTGACGAAATGAGAAAACGCGGAAACAAATACGGAATGGTTTCAATGTGCGTGGGAACAGGACAAGGAGCAGCGAGTATTTTTGAGCTTCTTTAA
- a CDS encoding four helix bundle protein, giving the protein MNDFKRHNFKKLKIWQMSMELSKLTLDLTDTFSTYEKYGLKSQMDRCSISIPSNIAEGSSRTNKSFSHFLDISLGSSFELQTQILLANHRKYLSDEKCEIFESKIEEFQRATMVFQNMLNRSDE; this is encoded by the coding sequence ATGAATGATTTTAAAAGACACAATTTTAAAAAACTTAAAATTTGGCAGATGAGTATGGAATTATCAAAATTAACATTAGACCTTACTGATACTTTTTCAACTTATGAAAAATACGGTTTGAAAAGCCAAATGGATCGATGTTCAATCTCTATTCCTTCCAATATAGCTGAAGGATCAAGCAGAACAAATAAGTCTTTTAGTCATTTTTTAGATATTTCTTTAGGTTCTTCTTTTGAATTGCAAACACAAATATTGTTAGCAAATCACAGAAAATATTTATCTGATGAAAAGTGTGAAATCTTTGAAAGTAAAATTGAAGAATTTCAAAGAGCAACAATGGTATTTCAGAATATGCTTAACAGATCAGATGAATAG